The genomic region GGGGCGACGGGAACGGTCACTCGCACGTGAGAGCGTCGGTGCTCGGCCCCTCGCTTACGGTTCCGTTCTCAGAAAGCGGTCCGTTGCTCGGCACCTAGCAGCAGATAGTGCTCGTTGACTTCGATAATCGCCCCAGAACAAGAAGGGTAATCATCCAGATTATCGGAGAATGACGCCTCAGACGAACTTGACTGAAAAATGCGAGGGCTTGTACCTTACGTTAAGGTTAACGATAAGAGGCGTAAGCGACTCTATCATCGAGGAGATCTCGAGCGGACCCGCGTCAAGCACCCTAAGATTCTTCATTTCCTCGGTAAGGTTCTTGATCACCTCTTTAGCTCCCTCGTCATCCCCGCATATGACCACGTCGTAATCAAGGTTCTCGTCTATTTTGGCAAGTTCGTTTGCGGGAAGATTGTGATAAGCGGACACTAGCCTCGCCGTTTCGGGAAGCGCGTCCTTTATCTCAAGAGCCGAAGAACCCTGGGCGGGAGGGTCGAACAGAAAAGTCTTGCCTTCCCTCTTCATCGAGACTACCGGGGTTACGACTATCTGATCCGTGATGCTGTCGCCGCATCCCGCTACAGTGGCCGCCGCGTACTCGGGAGGAATGCTTATTATTATTACCTCGGAAGACGCCGCGGCGTCTGCGTTCGCCATACCGTGTATGTTCGATTCGATTCCGAGCCCTTCAAGCGTTTCCGCGTGGCCAGCCGCTATGCCAAGTGCTTTTTCCTCGCTTCTGGAACCTATGTAGATCTCATGTCCCGCTCTTGACCACCGCAGTACCAGACCTTCCGCTATGTCTCCCGTTCCACCTAGAAGTGAAATTTTCATTTTTTGATCTCTCCTTGCGTCAAAAATTTTACAGAACTTCTATCGTATATGCCTGCGGAGTGTTTTTCAAGCCCCTAAAGAGGTTCTCCCCGCTGATAAAACCGATGAGTTGACAAAATCCCGGCGCATTCCAAGCAACAATCCCAGTTTACAAATTCCTTTCAAAAAAAACAGGGCCGATCAGAGATTTCCAAGTGCTTCCTCCAGGTCTGCCACCGGCTTAAAAATCCATGATCTCCTACGTTTTCGTTTCTCAAAAAGACCCAGTTCCACCAGTTCAAGCAGATCCGTCCGGGACGTCTGATATACAACATTATGAACCGTCTGATGACCCCTAACCGTATAGTCACGGTTAGGATGCTTGAGAGCACTGCCAACCAGATCTCTCTGCCTGTGATTGAGTAAAGCTAGAGATTTAATCTGCAATTCAAGCTCTTTTAATTCACCAGTTCTTCTATCTATGTAATCATGCAGAGTCCTTATAGCTCTTCGTATCACGCGAAGATGGTAAATGATGAAATAATTAAGGTCGTTTCCGTCGGTTTCCGTATATAAAAACGCCTTAACGTATTGCGTTTTACCCTTGAGAATTATTTC from Candidatus Dadabacteria bacterium harbors:
- the npdG gene encoding NADPH-dependent F420 reductase, yielding MKISLLGGTGDIAEGLVLRWSRAGHEIYIGSRSEEKALGIAAGHAETLEGLGIESNIHGMANADAAASSEVIIISIPPEYAAATVAGCGDSITDQIVVTPVVSMKREGKTFLFDPPAQGSSALEIKDALPETARLVSAYHNLPANELAKIDENLDYDVVICGDDEGAKEVIKNLTEEMKNLRVLDAGPLEISSMIESLTPLIVNLNVRYKPSHFSVKFV